TCCTTGTCGGCCACGAACACGAAGTAGCCGCTGTTGGTGGCGTCGTCGCCCATCAGCGCCGTGCGGTTGTCAGGCATCACCTGCACCAGCTCGTGCGAGATGCGGCCCATGCAGAAATGCTTCTTGATGCTGGCGGTGCCGTCGGGGTTCACCGTCACTTCGGGCATGTGGCCGTAGTGGTAGGGGTTGGCCTTGGTTTCGTCGCCATACAGGTTCTTGCTGTAGGCCTTGAACATGGCGTTGCTGGCAATGCTGAACGCATCGGGTTCGTACTCCTCGCTCGACAGGTGGGTGCCCCAGGGCGACAGGCTGGCGCCGCAGGTGATCCACAGGCCGTGCACCTTGGAGGTGTCCACGTTGTGGTACTTCACCAGGCTCAGCTTGCCGGTGGTCTGGTCCTGGTCCAGCGTCAGCACGGCGATGGGCGAGGGCAGCTTGCCGTACATGTCGGTCTTGCCGTCTTGCGCCCAGGTGGTGTATTCAAACTGCACCACGGCAAACACGGCCTTGCCCTTGAGGCCGGTCACGGTGGGGTTGGCCACGGTCAGCAGCGAGGTGCCGTCGGGCGAGTCCGAGAAGTACTGGCGCTCCTTGCCAGCCACCGTGGCGTCGATGATGGGCTTGTTGTTGATGTCGTAGTAGCCACCCGACAGGATGGTGCCGCCCTTGCCGTCGGACACCATGTCGCCCGTCACGAAGAACGGCTGGTAAGCCAGCTGGTACGAGCGCACCGAGTCGTCGCTGAGCTTGATGTTGAGCGTGGAGCCCACGGTGGTGGTGGCCATGGCTGCGGCGTTGGCCAGGGTGGGGGCTGCCATCGACGTGAAGCTGGCCGACACAAAGCTGGGCGCGGCGGAGTCGCTGCCACCGCAGGCGGTCAGCAGGGCGGCCGAGGCGCTGGCGCTGAGCGGCAGCATGGGAACGCCGGCCAGCAGTTGCAGGGCCTTGCGGCGGGTGGGCATCGTCGGTTGGGTCATTTTCGGGGTGTTTCCAAGTGGGTATGCAAACGGGCATGCCACGCCCTGATCCGACCGGGAGCCTTGTTGGAAAAGGCGTAGTAGGCGGGGGGCATGGAATCCAGCCCGCGATCCTAGGAACGCCCCGTGACAGTGGTTTGACGTTTGTGTGACCGTTTGACGCGGTGCCTTGCGCAGCGCGTGACGCCCGCCCAAGGCGCGCCGCGCAGGCATGGCTGCGCGTGCGCTGCGGGACAGGCCCTAGTCCCGGGAGCCGGGCGGGCCGTAGGAGTTGCCGGTTCCGTAGTTGTTGGCCGGTACGGCCGCGCCACCGCTGCCATCCTTGATGCCCTTGCGGCCCGACACCTGCCACGCGGTGCGCTGGTTGACCAGCCCGGCCAAGAACTCCATCTCTTCGTCCGTGTGGTTGATGGCACCGGCCGGTGTCAGCAGCCGGCCATTGCGGGGTGCGGGCTCGGCCCAGAACGACTGGTGGTAGCTGGACTGGCTCACCAGGCGCTCGCCGCCTGCCGTCAGCTCCACCGTGCCATAACAGTTGCAAAGGTAGCCGCGCTGGTCCTGGTCGGCAAACACCTCGGCGTACACGCCGGTGCCGCGGATGCCTGCGGTGGCCGTGGGCAGCGCAATCTGCCGGTCTGGGCCGCGCCCCCATACCGTCGCCACTGCACCGCTGAGCAGGCGCAGCAGCTTGACGGCGGTGGGTGTGTCGCTCTCCATCGCCATGCGCGAGTTCTGCCGCACCATGAAGGCGCTGTCGCCCACTGAGAACACCAGGCTGGCGCCCGGCCCGGTCTCAATGCGGTCGTTGGCGGTGATGGTGTGCTGCGCCGTCAGGGGCTCGCCATTGCGCAGCACCTCGCCGCGCACTTCCACGATATTGCTGCGCGCCTGCGCATGGGCGGCAGCCCAGCCACCGCCTGCCACCCACAGCGCGGCGGCCTGCACCACGCTGCGGCGCTGGAACCAGACCAGCTCGTCGTCAGAGCGGCCCTGCAGGTGGTGCGTCAGGGGGGCTGGGGGGCGGGGTGTCATGGGGCGCCTCTTCTTGCTGCGGGGTGTAGGGGGGCTCGAAGCAGTCGCGGAAGGTGAAGACCACCGAGGTGAAGAACATGGCCGCCAACATCATGGCAGCGCCCACCATGATGCCACCGGCCATCGATCCCGCAAGCCCCGCCACAGCCAGCAGGGCCGACACGATGCTGACCACCAGCCCGCCCAGCAAAAACACCCCCAGCCAGCCCAGCCCATAGACAAGGAACGCGCCAAAGTTGCGCACGCAGGCCACGATACTGAAGAACAACGCCTTGACTGGTGGCACGCCATGCCAGTGCACGAGGCCCGGTGCATGCCAGAACAGCAGCGATAGCGGCAGGTACAACAGCATCGACAGCCACATGGCGCGCTGGAAGTCCGGGTTCTCGGCAATCTCCCGGGTCATGGGCGCGCCGCCCAGGTACACCTGCGCAAACTGGCCGCCGTCCAGCAGGGCCGACAGCCCCATGATGCCGAGGAAAGCCACCGCATACAGCACACCCAGCGTGAGCATGTCGCGCAGCCTCTCGCGCCCGGTGCGAAACGCCACCAGCAGCACCGTGGGCATCGGAAACCGCCCTTGCGATGCCTGCGCCGCCGCCACCATCATGGCCAGCGTGGCCGACGGCAGCAGTGCGAGGGCAATGGCCGGGCCCACCAGCGGAATCATCGTGGCCAGCGACATCGCCGCCATGGTCATGAAGAACAGCGCAGCTAGCGCCATGGGCTGCCGCCAGAACGCCCGAACGCCGAGCTTGACCCAGGCCATGCCGGTGCGTGCGGGAACGATGTGGAGTTTCATGAATACGTTGGAAAGGAGGAGAGGCTCGCACCGCCAGCTGTGCCCTGGCGCCAACAGGGGGGCGTCGAGCGGCATTGGATGTCGGGTGGGCGAATAAGGCCGAATTTACCCCACCGCCCCAAACCGTTGGCCGGGTCAGGGGTTAGTGGGATCAGCCCGCGTGTACGGGCAGGGCCAGGCGCCCGCGCAGCACGCGCTCGAAGTGCGTGGGGTCGTGCGGCTTGAGCATGGAGGCCTCGCGCGGCAGGTAGAAGTCCCACAGGCGTGAAATCCAGAACCGCAGAGCCCCGGCGCGCAGCATGGCGGGCAGCAGCTCGCGCTCGGCCGTCGTCAGCGGGCGCACGGCCTGGTAAGCGTCGAGCATGCGCGTGGCGCGCTCGGCGTCATGCGTGCCGGTGGGCAGGTCGATGCACCAGTCGTTCAGGCACACGGCCAGGTCAAACAGCCAGGTGTCCACCCCTGCAAAGTAGAAGTCGAAAAAGCCCGTCAGCTCTTCCCCTTCAAACATCACGTTGTCGCGGAACAGGTCGGCATGCACGGGCCCGCGTGGCAGAGCGGCGTAGGCGGAGCTGGCCGCCACATGGTTCTGGTAGGCCAGCTCGGACCGCAGCAGTGCGGCCTGCGCAGCGTCAATGTGGGGCAGCACCACCGGCACCGTCTCGTTCCACCAGGGCAGCCCACGCAGGTTGGGCTGGTGGCGGTCAAAATCGCGGCCCGCCAGGTGCATGCGGGCCAGCATGGTGCCCACGGCAGCGCAGTGCACGCCCTGTGGGGCCAGCTGGCTCTTGCCGCGCAGCTTGTTGACCACGGCGGCGGGCTTGCCGCACACGGTGTGCAGGATGTCACCGTTCTTGTCGGCGCGCGGGTCGGGCACGGGCACGCCGCCGTGCGCCAGGTGCTTCATCAGGTACAGGTAGAACGGCAACTGCTCGGCCGTGAGGCGCTCGAACAGCG
Above is a window of Acidovorax sp. KKS102 DNA encoding:
- a CDS encoding BPSS1780 family membrane protein, with protein sequence MKLHIVPARTGMAWVKLGVRAFWRQPMALAALFFMTMAAMSLATMIPLVGPAIALALLPSATLAMMVAAAQASQGRFPMPTVLLVAFRTGRERLRDMLTLGVLYAVAFLGIMGLSALLDGGQFAQVYLGGAPMTREIAENPDFQRAMWLSMLLYLPLSLLFWHAPGLVHWHGVPPVKALFFSIVACVRNFGAFLVYGLGWLGVFLLGGLVVSIVSALLAVAGLAGSMAGGIMVGAAMMLAAMFFTSVVFTFRDCFEPPYTPQQEEAPHDTPPPSPPDAPPAGPL
- a CDS encoding homoserine kinase, which codes for MAVFTEVSNPEARELLRRLQLGELVELRGIEGGIENTNYFLTSDQGEFVLTLFERLTAEQLPFYLYLMKHLAHGGVPVPDPRADKNGDILHTVCGKPAAVVNKLRGKSQLAPQGVHCAAVGTMLARMHLAGRDFDRHQPNLRGLPWWNETVPVVLPHIDAAQAALLRSELAYQNHVAASSAYAALPRGPVHADLFRDNVMFEGEELTGFFDFYFAGVDTWLFDLAVCLNDWCIDLPTGTHDAERATRMLDAYQAVRPLTTAERELLPAMLRAGALRFWISRLWDFYLPREASMLKPHDPTHFERVLRGRLALPVHAG
- a CDS encoding PhoX family phosphatase, coding for MTQPTMPTRRKALQLLAGVPMLPLSASASAALLTACGGSDSAAPSFVSASFTSMAAPTLANAAAMATTTVGSTLNIKLSDDSVRSYQLAYQPFFVTGDMVSDGKGGTILSGGYYDINNKPIIDATVAGKERQYFSDSPDGTSLLTVANPTVTGLKGKAVFAVVQFEYTTWAQDGKTDMYGKLPSPIAVLTLDQDQTTGKLSLVKYHNVDTSKVHGLWITCGASLSPWGTHLSSEEYEPDAFSIASNAMFKAYSKNLYGDETKANPYHYGHMPEVTVNPDGTASIKKHFCMGRISHELVQVMPDNRTALMGDDATNSGYFVFVADKEKDLSSGTLYVAKVGSGFSIDPKVGTAAPLTWIKMGSATSAEIENLANTLKPTDIMTVKTTDPADASYTKIVANGKTEWIKLNPGMEKAAAFLETHRYAAYLGASLGFTKMEGTTVNAKDKIAYSALQNIQSSMVAGNAANVPGNGISVPKQLVAGAVMALNLKGGQKDTAGGTINSEWMPVDTKVLLAGEDITADALGNTANPNNIANPDNLKFSEKMRTLFIGEDSSQHVNNFLWAYNVDTKQLSRVMSIPAGGESTGLHAVDEINGWTYIMSNFQHAGDWGAIHSVVKDTLDPMIKANYKNKNGAAVGYLTAAAKQPSLNQA
- a CDS encoding FecR domain-containing protein, producing MTPRPPAPLTHHLQGRSDDELVWFQRRSVVQAAALWVAGGGWAAAHAQARSNIVEVRGEVLRNGEPLTAQHTITANDRIETGPGASLVFSVGDSAFMVRQNSRMAMESDTPTAVKLLRLLSGAVATVWGRGPDRQIALPTATAGIRGTGVYAEVFADQDQRGYLCNCYGTVELTAGGERLVSQSSYHQSFWAEPAPRNGRLLTPAGAINHTDEEMEFLAGLVNQRTAWQVSGRKGIKDGSGGAAVPANNYGTGNSYGPPGSRD